CAGTCTATCTTGCCCGGACGCAAACGGATATTTCGGACGTCCAAAATGCATCgctccgctggagatgcccttatgcccAGTGTCGGGCACCGCCATCCCCTGGATCCATCTGTCCAACTTATTTGAGATCTCGCAACTTATTTTAAAGAACTGTCGACTACTATTAGGTAGGAGGAATACTGGCAAACATTAAAAGAAGAAACAAGCATCAGCACAAAGACgattttagaaaaaaaaaatcagaaatggAGCCTGTTAGGTAACTAGGTTCTCAAGAGTTACAGGACTGTTGCTCCGCACATAtaacgaaaccaaaaacaaatcACGACCCATCGTCAGTCCAACGACACACAACACTCGCGACATGTTAAACGCTCTGCCAGAGACGTGGACCCCTCTCCTCAGCGCTCGAGCCACAAGCTCAGCTACTCCGAGCTGCTTTACTCCACAGCGAGTAGGGGACACAAACGCAGGGAAGCCCAACTTGGCCCGCCACCGTAACGAGATTGCAGGGGGCTCAGTAGTTGGTGTGCTGCTGCCAGCTCTGGTGAGATGGCTGCTGTGATGGGGCCGCCTGGTAGCCGTTCAAGCTTCCCTCAGCCGGGTTCTGGGGGTGGTGCTCCTGGGTCATGCCGCCCTGGGAATGGTAGAACGCAGGGTACCCATGGCCCCCGAACTGGGAGGGCTGCTGGGGCTGCTGCGCCTGGCGAAAGCCACCCTGCTGCTGACTCTGTCCCTGGTAGCCATAGAATTGGGTAGGAGGGAGTGCTGATGCTGTTCTTGAACCAGCACCATGATGCCACATCGCAGAGTTATCTCCCTGAAACAAATAATAAAATCAACACTCAGGGAACCAGATAGCACAAATAGGATTAACTGGAACCAGCACCATGATGTCACATCGCAGAGTTAGCTCGCAGTTTTTTCAAGGATACAGGCCCAAAATGGttacctgctgctgctgctgctgctgctggagaGCAGCCATATATTGATTGGCAGCTTTGTACTGAGCGCTCATAACTTCATCAAAAGGATTAGTTGCTGCAGGGGTAGCACTCTGGTTAAGGGCGAAATTTGCCGGTAAGTTACTTGAGGTTCCAAAGCCTCCATAACCAGATATGACTGATGAAggttgttgttgctgctgttgcAAGTTTGTATCTGACAAGTTATTCTTGTATTGTGGCATCGAGTACTTCATGCCAGCTCCAGGTACAGCAGTGGCAGACTGATGGAACTGTCCATTACTCGAGTATTGCTGGAAGGCGGTTGATGGTAGGTAAGCAGGATAGTTTTGCGCCAAGTATGGGTTGTAGCCAATCATATTTGCGAAAGGTCCAATAGGTAAAGTTGGCTGAGAGTAAGGATGGACTAATTGCTGAGGGAGAGGGGGGCCTGTCTGAATACTggcacttggaaggttttgtgtAGATTGAGTGTTCGAGAAAACTCCTGATTTCAGAGGCTGAAAAACATACATGTAAAGAAAATGTGAAGGAAAAGAATACCATTTAGACCAAGCAATGTATGTGGCAGAATTAGCAGTACCATGATACCAGTAATATTTAagttagaaaacaaaaaaaaacagcgAAAATTAACAAGGAAATGTTAGTGTGTATACTGTCcatataataaagtgttcattatTATATATTTAAATTAGAATAAATGGTTAGCCTCATGCTGCATCTTGCCATCAACTTAGAAATACATATATGGATTGCTGACTAACTACATGAAATAGTTTTTCCCAACCCTAGCAAACCTACCATAATTAAATTTTATACGCCCAGAGAACGAGTATGGAAAACTAGAGAACACTGGGCCTTTCGTAACTTCCAAACTTATACTCCTATAAAATATGAATCTTGATGAAGAACAGAACGATAAATGGATTCAAAAGGTTTAACTTACCTCCTGCATGGAGATGGCTTGTCCAGTAGTAGTTGGTGCAGCCGAGTTATATCTTGTACCCATTGACTGTGCTGCCAACAAAGGTGATAAACTGAAATCCAAGTCCCGAAGAGGTGGCATATTTGACCCCAACAAGTTGTGCTGTAATGTATTTGCTTGCTGGAGGAAACAGTAGTAAAGAATTATACCAAAGTTATACAGGCTGGATTAAATAAATCAACATGCTAAAGATGATAAATTTAGCAGAATCCTTTTGGGTGAAGTTCATCATGGATTTGAACACGAGGTATGGAAAACCAGAACATGCGATGATCCTCATTTAACACATCCAAGAATTTGTATGTTAAACATGGTGTAGGAAGAACATATTCTAATGAAATCAGTCCCCCACCCGAGCCCCCGCCTCCTGTTCATGAGTACAATTAAACTTTGTTTTACAGCAAGTTATTCCACCATTTCGTCATAACATAGCATCAATTGTTCCTTTGGATATCTCATCGCCATTTATTACTACTGAATAGAGTAACACAGCATCCGAGGGTAAGAAAAGAGGGCTACGCAGTCTAATCTGAAGATACTCTAGTCAGAAATGAGAGGCAAGTAGCTACTCTTGAAAAAAGAATGCAACCAGTGTCAAAACCTTGTGCCAGTGCCTTCTCATGACCGGGCACTTAATTCATAGGACAGTCCAACTAGATATACAAGTTATATGCTGGCATGTTTGTTGTCTGTTCTGAATTATGGAGACATGTATTTCACAGCCATGCACCAGTGAAGATTGTTCCAAAATGGAAACCAAAGCACTAACCCAAGCTGTCAAGGATAAGAGCAATAAAAAAGTGGTAACTACACAGAGGATCACCTggaaaaaccatctggtttttctATATGTGTAGGCACCTAAGGGCTGAATTCAAAACCTTACAAATCCAGAAGAAGACTTGAGTTGCTAAGTAAAGTCGTTGTGGATGCAATAAGCAGACAGATGCATACATGAAAAAGGGTAATTGTAGTAGAAAGATAAGAAAAGGGGGCACTGTACCAGCAAGCTTGACAGATGTTGAAGAGTCTGTGCTTGGTTACTTCCTTGCATGGCCTCCATTGAATTTGGCTGTGCTGGGTTCGAATATGTGTGGTGGCTTGAGACTGATGGCAGATTATATTGAACACCCGAAGGATCATCCAGTATCTCCTGTCTCAGGACATCAGTCTGTGGAACAGAAGGTACATCAAGATTCCCTGCGTTAGTTCCCATAATGTCCTCAAGGTTCTCATTTGCTGACGGATTCACTGCATCAATTTCATAGAAATCTTGATCCCTGCAAGGTATAAAGTTCATTCCAGTCATGTCACGAGTCACAGGTCCAGTAAAATAATAAAGAAAAAGAAAGCCACTTAACCTTGTATCTGTATGATCTACAGCTTCAGATTCCTCCACGGCAGGAAACTCCGAATTGTTGTCCGCACTCTTTTGTGGGAGGAGCCCAGAAAATGCACCAGATTCAAAACTGCCAAAGCTCAATCCAGCACAGCCTGAGTTCGCAACTTGCAGATGATCTGGAATTATAACTGCTGGATTATCTTCAGCAAACTTCGTTGCAGCTAACTCTTCGTCATGTAGGCTCAGACCCTGAAAATTTGCTGCGGCTGATACGTCGGCGCTGGACTCCTCATCTACAAGAAATTACATAATCACAAGATGGAATGCAAGCCATGTAGAACAAGAGAAGTTAAATATTCATGTGCAGGccatgccaaaaaaaaaaaagtccaaCTTCCAGGACATGATCAACCAACCATGATCAAATATGGTCTACAAATATATTTGTATAAACGCACAAGATGTGAAGCAAGTTATTATGAAACAAAACCAGAAGCACAGAATAACTTGCCAATCTGAAGTCTACTCAGAAAGAACCATTCGATCTGGGGTTCTTTCAATCTTCAGTAGCTATTTATTTTTCCCAAACTTTACAGTCTGTTCATCCAAACATCAATTAACCGTGTGCTATCCGGATTCCTCAAATAGGCCTTACGATGTCTAGTTTTTTAAGTAGCACCAAGCAAATAGTTACTGCAGTCAACATTGAAGCATTTATACTGTTCAGTGAAGTTGATTATTTGTATCCTTGTTTGTTGCCAGTACCTCTAAACACAGATGCATTGAACATATGATAATAAATAAATGTACAGGTAAACAACATAGAAGTTGATAATAACTGAATCAAATCAATTAGAGAAAGCAATTTGTACTTCCCCCTATATAGTTTAATTGTTCTAGTACCATATCAGATATACTTCAATCCAAATTTTCCAGTATGATAAAGCATGAGTAATGGAACTTCGAAAACATTTGCCCATGGACATTGAGTCCCAAATATGCCAGTCAAGTCTCAAGAGCTAGATTCTGTTGCCTAACCAAAGCATCAAAAGTTGACAACAGAAACACCAGATTTTTCAAATGGAACATAACGCATGGGTGCTTGAAACAAACAAATATTGGCCCTCAGAAGTAAAACCAGCAAAGCTCAATACATATTTCGAAGTTAGCTTAACAGTCACCTTGGTCCTCTATGTGAGAATGCGTCTGAGGTAGATAGGTACTTGAGTTCTGCAATAATCCATCATTATATTCAGAATTCCCTCCATAATGATCCAGGGGTCTCTCAGAAGAGTTCACTGATCTCACTGCAGCCGAGATGTTTTCATCCAAATAAGATTTCTCATGTGAGTAAACCACATCGGCAACAAGCGAAGATGGATGCAATGGTGCCTCGTATAATGATGGATCACCGGATATCTCAGGGAGTGATGGTTGATTTCCTGATAGTGGCTCATCCTGCAGAGACCAATCATTATCATAGTTCTGCTTGTTATCAGCAGCTGTGTGAATGTTGTCCTTAACAAGAACAGAATTTTGTGCAGAAGGTAACCCCTGGTCAAGCTCTGTTGGTGGAACTGTGCTTGCAGATTGTTTTATATTCTGGTTCATGGTGCTGGGCAAAGATGGATATTGTCCGGCGTATCCTTTGTCCGCTGTGACCACAGTCTTGGTAGAAGGTTTCCCCTGAGCCTGTGGCCTGCCCATTTTCACAATATCGGCCATTGACAACTGACCTGGTGTCCCAGCCCAACCGTGCTGAAAACCAGATGATGTTTGCGGTGGTACTGATGGTACATCAACGACCAGATTTTTGTTCACGGAAGAACTGCAGCAGACAAAACAGAACATGTATATCAAAACAGGTGAAAAGATAGCAATCTGGCATCATCAATATGTCAGAACATTTGTTTGATTTCTCTTCAACCAGAAGACTGGAGAAAATAGATAACTGCAGCCATGAGGACGGCAGAGATGAATAGATAGATAAACAAAACTTCATTGCTTGATCAATAGATGGATACATAATGCCCCTTATATGGATACAATAGTTCTTCTGGTCTTTTTCTTCCCTACTATAACAATATTGTCTAGGATGGCTGCCCCGTCCATAACAGAAGAACTATTGTGTTTAAATCTTCTAACAAAATAATTATTTGTAAGAACTCATGCAATTTGCACAAATGTTGTACCAATATAGCGGCAGCAACAATAATGCCCCTTATATGGATACAATAGTTCTTCTGGTCTTTTTCTTCCCTACTATAACAATATTGTATCTCTAGGATGGCTGCCCCGTCCATAACAGAAGAACTATTGTGTTTAAATCTTCTAACAAAATAATTATTTGTAAGAACTCATGCAATTTGCACAAATGTTGTAACAACATAGCAGCGGCAACAAATTGTGAGTGCAGCCAGGCTTAGCAGCTTTTGCCAATGCAAACCTCTACTTAAACCAGCATTTTAAACTACAGCTTCATGGACTCTGGAACCAGGCAGCTGCCAGGCTAGCCGAGCACTGGCTCGCCACTGGGCGGCAACAGCAGTAACACAAAGCATCTCAAGGAATAACAGACGAGAATTTCAAGGAAAAGCCACAATATATCAAATTAATCATAATTGTGGCTACTAAAAATGCAGGCTGAGCCATTATATCCGTCTGAAGGAAGGAAGCAAAAGGGATGTGTC
This Lolium perenne isolate Kyuss_39 chromosome 1, Kyuss_2.0, whole genome shotgun sequence DNA region includes the following protein-coding sequences:
- the LOC127327662 gene encoding uncharacterized protein, which translates into the protein MSGGGGGAGGGKGAAAAGPVPQASKKLVQGLKEIVNRPEAEIYAALRECGMDPDEAVSRLLSQDTFQEVKSKRDKKKEVKETPEPRSRAANNATSRGVRGVPDRGGRNSSVHHSSTDNTNSRSSVSGPGMPSTNSTQKQTVPSSSVNKNLVVDVPSVPPQTSSGFQHGWAGTPGQLSMADIVKMGRPQAQGKPSTKTVVTADKGYAGQYPSLPSTMNQNIKQSASTVPPTELDQGLPSAQNSVLVKDNIHTAADNKQNYDNDWSLQDEPLSGNQPSLPEISGDPSLYEAPLHPSSLVADVVYSHEKSYLDENISAAVRSVNSSERPLDHYGGNSEYNDGLLQNSSTYLPQTHSHIEDQDEESSADVSAAANFQGLSLHDEELAATKFAEDNPAVIIPDHLQVANSGCAGLSFGSFESGAFSGLLPQKSADNNSEFPAVEESEAVDHTDTRDQDFYEIDAVNPSANENLEDIMGTNAGNLDVPSVPQTDVLRQEILDDPSGVQYNLPSVSSHHTYSNPAQPNSMEAMQGSNQAQTLQHLSSLLQANTLQHNLLGSNMPPLRDLDFSLSPLLAAQSMGTRYNSAAPTTTGQAISMQEPLKSGVFSNTQSTQNLPSASIQTGPPLPQQLVHPYSQPTLPIGPFANMIGYNPYLAQNYPAYLPSTAFQQYSSNGQFHQSATAVPGAGMKYSMPQYKNNLSDTNLQQQQQQPSSVISGYGGFGTSSNLPANFALNQSATPAATNPFDEVMSAQYKAANQYMAALQQQQQQQQGDNSAMWHHGAGSRTASALPPTQFYGYQGQSQQQGGFRQAQQPQQPSQFGGHGYPAFYHSQGGMTQEHHPQNPAEGSLNGYQAAPSQQPSHQSWQQHTNY